The Aphelocoma coerulescens isolate FSJ_1873_10779 chromosome 2, UR_Acoe_1.0, whole genome shotgun sequence genome contains a region encoding:
- the LOC138106430 gene encoding replication protein A 14 kDa subunit-like, with translation MGDIHEVPRPRIGTGQLAQYIGQPVCFVGRVEKIHPSGKLVVLSDGLGKHTTVELSEPLDEEISGVIEVVGRVTNQATIMCASYVQFREDKSLFDLELYNEALKIIHEFPEYFPFGTGRNT, from the exons ATGGGCGACATCCACGAGGTGCCGCGGCCGCGCATCGGCACGGGGCAGCTGGCGCAGTATATCGGGCAGCCCGTCTGCTTCGTGGGGCGCGTCGAGAAG ATTCATCCTAGTGGGAAGCTTGTCGTGCTTTCGGATGGACTCGGCAAGCATACGACTGTGGAGCTGAGCGAGCCT CTGGATGAGGAGATTTCAGGGGTTATTGAAGTGGTGGGAAGAGTAACAAATCAGGCAACCATCATGTGTGCATCATATGTCCAGTTCAGAGAAGATAAAAGTTTATTTG ATCTGGAACTCTACAATGAAGCACTAAAAATTATTCATGAATTCCCTGAATACTTCCCATTTGGTACTGGGAGGAACACTTGA
- the LOC138106427 gene encoding GATOR2 complex protein MIOS has translation MSGSKPDILWAPHHVDRFVVCDSELSLYHIDSAVSSELKAGSLRLSEETTATLLSINSDTPYMKCVAWYPKYDPECLLAVGQANGRVVLTSLGQDHNSKSKDLIGKEFVPKHARQCNTLAWNPLDSNWLAAGLDKHRADFSVLIWDISSKYAPETAVATEKVRLSAGDAEAGLVVTKPLYELGQNDACLSLCWLPRDQKLLLAGMHRNLAIFDLRNTSQKIFVNTKAVQGVTVDPYFHDRVASFYEGQVAIWDLRKFEKPVLTLTEQPKPLTKVAWCPTRTGLLATLTRDSNIIRLYDMQHTPTPIGDETEPTIIERSVQPCENYIASFAWHPTNQNRMVVVTPNRTMSDFTVFERISLAWSPVTSLMWACGRHLYECTEEGKASSLEKDIATKMRLRALSRYGLDTEQVWRNHLLAGNEDPQLKSLWYTLHFMKQYTEDMDQKLTGNKGPLVYAGIKSIVKSSLGTTENLRHSRSGSDRQADIIQYLSEERSLALQLCGWIKKGTDLDVEPFLNSLEQEGDWERAAAVALFNLDIRRAIQILNKGASSGKGDLNLNVVAMALSGYTDEKNSLWREMCSTLRLQLNNPYLCAMFAFLTSESGSYDGVLYENNVAVRDRVAFACKFLNDAQLNRFIEKLTNEMKEAGNLEGILLTGLTKDGVDLMESYVDRTGDVQTASYCMLQGSPSDVLKDERVQYWIENYRNLLDAWRFWHKRAEFDIHRSKLDPSSKPLAQVFVSCNFCGKSISYSCSAIPHQGRGFSQYGVSGSPTKSKVTSCPGCRKPLPRCALCLINMGTPVSSCPGGSKSDEKVDLSKDKKLAQFNNWFTWCHNCRHGGHAGHMLSWFRDHTECPVSACSCKCMQLDTTGNLVPAETVQA, from the exons ATGAGTGGCTCCAAACCTGATATCCTGTGGGCCCCACACCATGTTGACAGATTTGTTGTGTGTGATTCGGAACTGAGCCTTTATCACATTGACTCTGCTGTAAGTTCAGAGCTCAAGGCAGGGTCCTTGCGGTTGTCGGAAGAAACTACAGCTACACTACTGTCAATAAATTCGGATACACCGTACATGAAATGTGTGGCTTGGTATCCCAAGTATGATCCTGAATGTCTCCTTGCTGTTGGACAGGCCAATGGCCGAGTGGTACTTACCAGCCTCGGGCAAGATCACAACTCAAAATCTAAAGATTTGATAGGCAAAGAGTTTGTTCCCAAACATGCCCGGCAATGCAATACCCTCGCGTGGAACCCACTGGATAGCAATTGGCTTGCTGCTGGGTTAGATAAACATCGGGCTGACTTTTCAGTACTGATCTGGGATATCAGCAGCAAATATGCCCCAGAGACTGCAGTTGCTACAGAGAAAGTAAGGCTTTCAGCAGGAGATGCTGAAGCAGGCTTGGTAGTAACAAAACCACTGTACGAATTAGGACAGAATGATGcttgtctctctctctgttgGCTTCCACGGGATCAGAAGCTGCTGTTAGCTGGAATGCATCGAAATCTGGCTATCTTTGATCTTAGGAACACAAgccaaaaaatatttgtaaacacCAAGGCTGTCCAAGGAGTGACTGTTGATCCCTATTTCCACGATCGTGTTGCTTCCTTCTATGAAGGTCAGGTTGCCATATGGGATTTAAGAAAGTTTGAAAAACCTGTTTTGACCTTGACAGAGCAACCAAAACCCTTAACAAAAGTTGCATGGTGCCCAACAAGGACTGGACTGTTAGCTACATTAACAAGGGATAGTAATATCATTAGACTGTATGACATGCAGCATACTCCCACACCTATTGGAGATGAAACTGAGCCAACAATAATTGAAAGAAGTGTCCAACCATGTGAAAATTACATTGCTTCATTTGCCTGGCATCCCACAAATCAAAATCGAATGGTAGTAGTGACTCCCAACAGGACTATGTCTGACTTCACAGTGTTTGAAAGAATTTCTCTTGCGTGGAGCCCAGTGACATCCTTAATGTGGGCTTGCGGACGACATTTGTATGAGTGTACAGAAGAAGGAAAGGCTAGTTCCTTGGAAAAAGATATAGCAACCAAAATGCGGCTCAGAGCTCTGTCAAGGTATGGTCTTGATACCGAACAAGTTTGGAGAAATCACCTCCTAGCTGGAAATGAAGATCCTCAGCTGAAATCGCTTTGGTACACTCTGCATT TTATGAAGCAGTATACTGAAGATATGGATCAAAAACTTACAGGAAACAAAGGTCCCTTAGTTTATGCTGGCATTAAATCAATTGTGAAGTCATCTTTGG GAACAACAGAGAACCTCAggcacagcaggagtggatcTGATAGACAGGCAGATATTATTCAGTATCTGAGTGAGGAGAGATCTTTGGCTTTGCAGCTCTGTGGGTGGATAAAGAAGGGAACAGACTTAGATGTGGAACCTTTCCTAAATTCATTGGAACAGGAAGGAGACTGGGAGCGAGCTGCTGCTGTAGCACTTTTCAACTTGGACATACGGCGAGCAATACAAATTCTGAATAAAGGGGCTTCCTCAGGAAAAG GTGATCTAAACCTTAATGTAGTAGCAATGGCTCTATCAGGCTACACAGATGAGAAGAACTCACTTTGGAGAGAAATGTGCAGTACTCTAAGACTGCAATTGAACAATCCCTATTTGTGTGCTATGTTTGCTTTCCTGACGAGTGAGTCTGGTTCATATGATGGTGTTTTG tATGAAAATAATGTAGCTGTACGAGACAGAGTGGCATTTGCTTGCAAGTTCCTCAATGATGCTCAG CTCAACAGGTTTATTGAAAAGCTGACAAATGAAATGAAAGAGGCTGGGAATTTGGAGGGAATACTGTTAACAGGGCTGACAAAAGATGGAGTTGACTTGATGGAAAGTTATGTTGACAGAACTGGAGATGTCCAGACAGCAAGCTATTGCATGCTACAG GGTTCTCCATCAGATGTACTTAAGGATGAAAGGGTTCAGTACTGGATTGAGAACTACAGGAATCTTTTAGATGCTTGGAGGTTTTGGCATAAACGTGCAGAATTTGATATCCATAGAAGTAAGCTGGATCCCAGCTCAAAGCCTTTAGCCCAG GTGTTTGTGAGTTGCAATTTCTGTGGGAAATCAATCTCTTACAGCTGTTCAGCTATTCCTCATCAGGGGCGAGGTTTTAGCCAATATGGAGTCAGTGGTTCACCAACCAAGTCAAAAGTTACGAGCTGCCCTGGTTGCCGCAAGCCCCTTCCCCGCTGTGCACTTTGCTTGATAAATATGGGAACACCAGTTTCCAGCTGTCCAG GAGGATCCAAGTCAGATGAAAAAGTGGATCTTAGCAAAGACAAGAAGTTAGCCCAGTTCAACAACTGGTTTACTTGGTGTCACAACTGTAGGCATGGTGGACATGCTGGTCATATGCTGAGCTGGTTCAG GGACCATACTGAGTGCCCAGTTTCTGCCTGCTCTTGTAAGTGTATGCAGCTGGATACAACAGGGAATCTCGTTCCAGCAGAGACTGTCCAGGCGTAA